The following proteins come from a genomic window of Nicotiana tomentosiformis chromosome 12, ASM39032v3, whole genome shotgun sequence:
- the LOC104108535 gene encoding BRI1 kinase inhibitor 1 — MDSQLHQNMNHKEEKQRNQESDPHNGSSSTATSPPPSSSSSPSHEFSFTISFQQTSNSTISPADNKTKQIQTPSSFAIDLSPADDIFFHGHLLPLHLLSHLPISPRTSTNSMDSFTLPIKDHFFEDQKVQTSKNQRVLDHEDTCDTTYTSKGKPKGKSFSLFGLPKGRKGHEVKEEKENKERSSQRRKLKFDMMSQVVKRYIRMVRPLLSFSSRKNVQFHTQAYSFSGNLSNLRGKNKEINGRKGQLYSAPASMRTSPTNSGLLVTTPGAYNSPNSSSSSTSSSDSTMEELQAAIQAAIAHCKKSISMEDKIKSHND; from the coding sequence ATGGACAGCCAATTACACCAAAACATGAACCACAAAGAAGAGAAACAGAGAAATCAAGAAAGTGATCCTCACAATGGCAGTAGCAGTACTGCAACCTCACCACCACCTTCATCTTCATCATCTCCTTCACATGAATTCTCATTCACTATTTCCTTTCAACAAACATCTAATTCCACAATATCACCTGCAGATAATAAAACAAAACAAATCCAAACACCTTCTTCATTTGCCATAGATTTATCTCCAGCTGATGATATTTTCTTCCATGGCCACTTACTTCCCCTTCACCTTCTTTCCCATCTCCCCATTTCCCCTCGCACTTCTACCAATTCAATGGATAGTTTTACTCTTCCAATAAAAGACCATTTTTTTGAAGATCAAAAAGTCCAAACTTCCAAGAATCAAAGAGTATTAGATCATGAGGACACTTGTGATACTACTTATACATCTAAGGGAAAACCAAAGGGCAAGTCTTTTTCCTTGTTTGGGCTACCAAAAGGGAGAAAAGGGCATGAAGttaaagaagaaaaggaaaacaaagaGAGATCATCACAAAGGAGGAAGCTAAAATTTGATATGATGAGTCAAGTTGTGAAGAGGTACATAAGAATGGTTAGGCCTCTTTTATCTTTTAGCAGCAGAAAGAATGTGCAATTTCATACGCAAGCTTATTCTTTTTCTGGGAATTTATCAAATTTAAGAGGAAAGAATAAAGAGATTAATGGAAGGAAAGGGCAATTATATTCAGCACCAGCTTCAATGAGAACATCTCCTACAAATAGTGGTCTTCTTGTAACAACACCTGGAGCATATAATTCTcctaattcttcttcttcttctacttcttcaAGTGATAGTACTATGGAAGAGTTGCAGGCTGCTATACAAGCTGCAATTGCTCATTGTAAGAAATCTATTTCAATGGAAGACAAAATCAAATCCCATAATGACTAG